Proteins encoded in a region of the Halobacteriovoraceae bacterium genome:
- the rfbD gene encoding dTDP-4-dehydrorhamnose reductase produces the protein MILISGGNGQLAQCLKDELDDQKAIFLSKEKLDITNIDSLKNAFEIYKPKYFINTAAFTNVEAAQDQKAQAFELNAYAVKKIAEICNKYKTTLIQISTDYVFNGEKSEAYSEEDVCEPINIYGQSKLAGENKLQDKSIILRTSWLYSLYGKNFVRTIYNKLKETNDLTIVDDQIGSPTNAHDLAKFIKFIIEKNYTPNGVEVFHFCNHGKISWYEFAQKIKEFSHSETVVRPIKTSEFKLKAPRPKNTAMSVNKLETHFNYKIPNWETSLKLLNIWQGNN, from the coding sequence ATGATACTCATTTCTGGCGGAAATGGACAACTGGCCCAATGTTTGAAAGATGAGCTGGATGATCAAAAGGCAATATTTCTGTCAAAAGAAAAGCTTGATATTACCAATATTGATTCTCTAAAGAATGCCTTTGAAATCTACAAACCAAAATATTTTATCAATACAGCAGCTTTTACAAATGTTGAAGCTGCTCAAGATCAAAAAGCTCAGGCCTTTGAACTAAATGCTTATGCTGTCAAAAAAATTGCTGAAATTTGCAACAAATACAAGACCACACTTATCCAAATTTCAACGGACTATGTCTTTAATGGTGAAAAGAGTGAAGCTTATAGCGAAGAAGACGTTTGTGAACCAATAAACATCTATGGCCAGAGTAAATTAGCTGGTGAAAATAAATTACAGGATAAATCAATAATTCTTAGAACCTCTTGGCTCTATTCTCTTTATGGGAAGAATTTTGTAAGAACAATTTACAACAAATTAAAAGAAACTAATGACTTAACCATCGTGGACGATCAAATAGGATCGCCTACAAATGCGCACGATCTTGCCAAATTTATCAAGTTTATAATTGAGAAGAATTATACACCCAATGGTGTAGAGGTTTTCCATTTTTGTAATCACGGAAAAATTTCGTGGTACGAATTTGCTCAAAAAATAAAAGAGTTTTCTCATTCTGAAACGGTGGTTCGCCCTATAAAAACGAGTGAATTCAAACTAAAGGCACCAAGACCAAAAAATACGGCCATGTCTGTAAACAAATTAGAAACTCATTTTAATTATAAAATTCCCAATTGGGAAACATCTCTAAAGTTGCTCAACATTTGGCAGGGGAACAATTAG
- a CDS encoding methyltransferase domain-containing protein yields MKRGKNLKDLSRRDNCRLCKSTDLQKVLQLRPTPPANELLGPETQNDSPDYFPLDIYFCNHCKHVQLLDIVNPNRLFAHYVYMSGVSKVFQKHFKDYAEITLSDYKIINGFAVDIGSNDGTLLSFVKELGNKVLGVDPAIEVSKSALEKGVPTINAFFDTELAHSIVQKEGKASIIYANNVFAHIDSLEEIVQGVNILLDDEGVFCFEVSYLGDVLTKTLFDTIYHEHLSYHSVGPLVHFFKQLKMKLIDVQGVDTHGGSIRVTAAKDSSTHKIKQSVSDYIKQEEELGLYDPKTFLNFGKDIEDKGQKLKELLLKLKAEGKTIAGFGYPAKATTLLHHFNIGSDYLEYIIDDTPLKQGKLTPGFKFEVKSRDILKEKRPDYLLILAWNFSREIQKGLGDFTSQGGKLIVPLPNVEQL; encoded by the coding sequence ATTAAGAGGGGGAAGAACTTGAAAGATTTATCCAGAAGAGATAACTGCCGGCTATGTAAGAGTACTGATTTACAAAAAGTGCTGCAATTGCGCCCTACTCCTCCTGCCAATGAATTACTAGGGCCTGAGACACAAAATGACTCCCCTGATTACTTCCCTCTTGATATTTATTTTTGCAATCATTGTAAACATGTTCAGCTACTAGATATTGTTAATCCGAATCGATTATTTGCTCATTATGTTTATATGTCTGGAGTATCAAAAGTTTTTCAAAAACACTTTAAGGATTATGCTGAAATAACGTTGAGTGATTATAAAATTATAAATGGATTTGCAGTAGATATCGGTAGCAATGACGGCACTTTACTTTCATTTGTAAAAGAACTTGGCAATAAAGTTTTAGGAGTTGATCCGGCAATAGAAGTTTCAAAAAGTGCCTTGGAAAAAGGTGTTCCTACGATTAATGCTTTCTTTGACACTGAATTGGCCCATTCGATTGTTCAAAAAGAAGGAAAAGCTTCTATCATTTATGCAAACAATGTGTTTGCTCATATCGATTCTCTTGAAGAAATCGTTCAGGGCGTGAATATTTTATTGGACGATGAGGGTGTCTTTTGTTTTGAGGTATCCTATTTAGGCGATGTGCTTACAAAGACACTTTTTGATACTATTTATCATGAGCATTTAAGTTATCATTCAGTGGGGCCTCTTGTTCATTTTTTCAAACAATTAAAAATGAAGCTCATTGATGTTCAGGGCGTTGATACGCATGGTGGTTCGATCAGGGTTACCGCTGCAAAAGACAGCTCAACACACAAAATCAAACAAAGTGTATCTGACTATATAAAACAAGAAGAAGAGCTTGGTCTCTATGATCCAAAAACATTTTTGAATTTTGGAAAAGACATTGAAGATAAGGGACAAAAGCTTAAAGAGTTACTCTTGAAGCTAAAAGCAGAAGGAAAAACAATTGCTGGTTTCGGATACCCGGCCAAGGCAACGACTTTGCTTCATCATTTTAATATTGGTAGTGATTATCTAGAATATATCATTGATGACACCCCTCTCAAACAAGGCAAGCTAACTCCTGGATTTAAATTTGAGGTAAAATCGCGAGATATTCTTAAAGAAAAAAGACCGGATTATTTGCTCATTCTGGCCTGGAATTTTTCTCGTGAAATTCAAAAAGGACTTGGAGATTTTACAAGTCAAGGAGGCAAACTAATTGTTCCCCTGCCAAATGTTGAGCAACTTTAG
- a CDS encoding class I SAM-dependent methyltransferase, producing the protein MEKKILTREEFEAMRLEKAQQMQTDKDLLKKAQEVQFKASQKYYWTHQSTWFGEPTIQFGQDIMALQEIIFKSRPDYILEIGVCWGGSLLFYSTLMEVLGGKKIIGIDIFIPDDLKERLLSHGKLSERIELLTGSSTDQKTLEKVKEIIGDSKKVMIVLDSNHIHEHVLEELKLYEPLMKEGQYLVCADTILEYEPENKDRPRPWGPGNSPKSALDEFLKTTDRFENDRELENKLLFTCTPTGYLRCIKN; encoded by the coding sequence ATGGAAAAGAAAATACTTACAAGAGAAGAATTTGAAGCAATGCGACTAGAAAAAGCACAGCAGATGCAAACAGACAAAGATCTCCTCAAAAAAGCTCAAGAAGTACAATTTAAGGCCAGTCAAAAGTATTATTGGACTCATCAGAGTACTTGGTTTGGTGAGCCTACGATACAGTTTGGCCAGGACATTATGGCCCTGCAAGAGATCATTTTTAAATCAAGGCCAGACTATATTTTAGAAATTGGTGTGTGCTGGGGTGGCTCTTTATTGTTCTATTCAACTCTGATGGAAGTTTTGGGTGGAAAAAAAATTATAGGGATAGATATATTTATTCCAGATGATTTGAAGGAACGTTTACTCTCTCATGGGAAGCTTTCGGAACGGATTGAACTTCTGACGGGTTCTTCAACAGATCAAAAGACTTTAGAAAAAGTTAAAGAAATCATCGGTGATAGTAAAAAAGTTATGATTGTGCTTGATTCTAATCACATACATGAACATGTTTTAGAAGAACTAAAACTTTATGAACCTTTGATGAAAGAGGGGCAGTATTTAGTGTGTGCAGACACTATTTTAGAGTACGAGCCAGAAAACAAAGACAGGCCACGACCCTGGGGGCCTGGTAACAGTCCAAAGTCTGCGTTGGATGAATTTTTGAAAACGACAGATCGTTTTGAAAATGACCGTGAATTAGAAAATAAACTTCTTTTTACCTGTACTCCAACTGGTTATTTAAGATGTATTAAAAATTAA
- a CDS encoding glycosyltransferase family 2 protein, which yields MNQKLVTIGVGVYNSEKHLASSLNSLLAQTYQNFELIIADDNSTDKSRQIIEEFAKKDQRIKYYFNKENKGLCGNFNYLVSLAQGKYFMCGDDDDLWEPDFLEKCIHLLEEKPELVLAATVTESFSEIKGEKIVHRVDPGLNTLGNSPEESFKKYRRCLHSGDHIGGLFKGVYKIEALRNIRPYQTFIAGDHNFIAELLLNGPVETINETLFYKRWGGASKSVKKLSKVMGINPIIAQFFPYSVSEIDFQKMIWTCPKLKILEKIKLSIWSIYYYIWIYHIYYPSINTLPKIKNMLLGDIKINNLKKPRVFIHSILPHHILQNVWRYFKK from the coding sequence ATGAATCAAAAGCTAGTTACAATTGGAGTAGGAGTTTATAATAGTGAAAAACACCTTGCGTCGTCATTAAACTCGCTCTTAGCGCAAACCTACCAAAATTTTGAACTCATCATTGCTGATGATAATTCAACTGACAAGAGCAGACAAATCATTGAAGAATTTGCAAAAAAAGATCAACGCATCAAATACTATTTTAATAAAGAAAATAAAGGACTTTGCGGAAATTTTAATTATCTGGTTTCACTGGCCCAGGGAAAATATTTTATGTGTGGAGATGATGATGATCTTTGGGAACCTGATTTTTTAGAAAAATGTATTCATCTCCTTGAAGAAAAACCTGAACTTGTACTGGCCGCAACAGTCACCGAGTCATTTTCAGAAATTAAGGGAGAAAAAATCGTTCACAGAGTTGATCCTGGCCTCAATACTCTAGGTAATTCTCCAGAAGAGTCGTTCAAAAAATATCGTCGATGCCTGCATTCTGGAGATCATATTGGAGGTTTGTTTAAAGGGGTCTATAAAATTGAGGCCCTAAGAAATATTAGGCCATATCAAACATTCATCGCTGGTGATCATAATTTTATTGCCGAATTATTGTTAAACGGGCCAGTTGAAACAATCAATGAGACTCTTTTTTATAAACGCTGGGGAGGTGCCTCAAAAAGCGTGAAAAAACTTTCAAAAGTAATGGGGATAAATCCAATTATCGCTCAATTTTTTCCTTATTCAGTGAGTGAAATAGACTTTCAAAAAATGATTTGGACATGTCCAAAGCTTAAAATTTTAGAAAAAATAAAACTCTCTATCTGGTCAATCTATTATTATATATGGATATATCATATCTATTACCCATCTATAAACACATTACCAAAAATTAAAAATATGCTTTTGGGAGATATTAAGATAAACAATCTCAAAAAACCAAGGGTCTTCATCCATTCGATTTTACCACATCATATACTTCAAAATGTCTGGAGATACTTTAAAAAATAG
- a CDS encoding SDR family oxidoreductase — protein MKLLVTGALGHIGSKLIREFPKHIPGGEIIMIDDLSTQRYCSLFNLPTEGNYKFFEDNILTAEFDKYMDGVDAVIHLAAITNAAGSFDKQKEVEEVNFIGTKRVADVCAKYKAKFIFLSTTSIYGTQADEVDENCSRDELAPQSPYAQSKFDAEEYLKETAPLSGLEYVTLRFGTIFGTSPGMRFHTAINKFCWQAVMGTPLTVWETALDQKRPYLDLKDGINAILFILKNNIFDGEIYNVLTSNATVRNITEAIKEHVPHLKINFVSTAIMNQLSYNVKNEKFKQLGFEFNGNLPLALQETIKLIKKSNS, from the coding sequence GTGAAATTATTAGTTACAGGTGCTTTAGGACATATAGGATCGAAATTAATCAGGGAATTTCCCAAGCATATACCTGGTGGTGAAATCATTATGATTGATGACTTATCAACGCAGAGATATTGTTCACTTTTTAATCTTCCTACAGAAGGCAACTATAAATTTTTTGAAGACAATATTCTCACGGCCGAGTTCGATAAATATATGGACGGCGTAGATGCTGTTATTCATCTTGCGGCCATCACTAATGCTGCTGGCAGTTTTGATAAACAAAAAGAAGTAGAAGAGGTCAATTTCATTGGAACAAAAAGAGTTGCAGATGTTTGTGCAAAATATAAGGCCAAGTTTATCTTTCTTTCAACAACAAGTATCTACGGTACTCAGGCCGATGAGGTTGATGAAAATTGTTCTAGAGATGAGCTCGCTCCACAAAGTCCATACGCTCAATCAAAATTTGATGCTGAAGAATATCTCAAGGAAACAGCTCCTCTTTCAGGTTTAGAATATGTGACGTTGCGTTTTGGAACTATTTTTGGAACTTCACCGGGGATGAGGTTTCATACAGCTATTAATAAATTTTGCTGGCAAGCAGTTATGGGAACGCCATTGACCGTATGGGAAACCGCCCTTGATCAGAAGAGGCCCTATCTCGATTTAAAAGATGGAATTAATGCGATTCTTTTTATTTTGAAAAATAATATTTTTGATGGTGAAATTTATAATGTACTTACCAGCAATGCGACAGTCAGAAACATAACTGAAGCAATTAAGGAGCACGTGCCTCATTTAAAAATTAACTTTGTTTCTACTGCCATTATGAACCAACTTTCATACAATGTTAAAAATGAGAAATTTAAGCAGCTTGGATTTGAATTTAATGGAAATCTTCCACTGGCCTTACAGGAAACAATCAAGCTGATTAAAAAATCAAATTCCTAA
- a CDS encoding NAD-dependent epimerase/dehydratase family protein: MNHLDECFFDNKKVLIIGASGYIANAVLSQLLNFDCEITRFSRRELAPMNGHKAKVKNQLVDYKNLSHFESDIKQADIIYFLAAQTSLYKAEDNPCMDLSDNLIPLISTLKICENNQHKPIFIYASTATVFGYKNKVQLDDYSPIDPSTIYDLNKSIGEQYISYYSKKSLLKGVTLRLANVYGPGTKESSNDRGVINFMAKRAVNGETLTIFGDGEFIRDYIYIEDVASAFNLSAEYADQLQGECFIISSGEGRTIKEAISKIALILEELSEKKVEILHVAPPEGLSPIEMRNFIGNSSRFKKITNWSPQFDYDKGIELTIRNFL; the protein is encoded by the coding sequence ATGAATCATTTGGACGAATGTTTTTTTGATAATAAAAAAGTTCTCATCATTGGTGCTTCTGGCTATATAGCAAATGCAGTTTTATCCCAATTACTGAATTTTGATTGTGAAATCACAAGATTTTCTCGTCGTGAACTTGCACCAATGAATGGACACAAGGCCAAAGTAAAAAATCAATTAGTTGATTATAAAAATTTGAGTCATTTTGAATCTGACATTAAACAGGCAGATATCATCTATTTCTTAGCGGCACAAACAAGTCTGTATAAGGCCGAAGACAACCCATGCATGGATCTATCAGATAATCTCATTCCGCTGATTTCGACTCTAAAAATATGTGAAAATAATCAACATAAACCTATATTTATCTATGCAAGTACGGCCACTGTTTTTGGGTATAAAAATAAAGTTCAACTTGATGACTATTCTCCTATTGATCCTTCAACAATTTATGACCTCAATAAATCTATTGGTGAACAGTATATTAGCTATTACTCAAAAAAATCTTTACTCAAAGGTGTCACTCTTCGTTTGGCCAATGTCTATGGACCTGGGACAAAAGAAAGTTCAAATGACAGGGGTGTTATCAATTTTATGGCCAAAAGGGCCGTGAATGGAGAGACACTCACAATCTTTGGTGATGGAGAATTTATAAGAGATTATATATATATTGAAGACGTAGCAAGTGCATTTAATCTATCTGCAGAGTATGCTGATCAACTCCAAGGTGAGTGTTTTATCATTAGTAGTGGTGAGGGCCGTACGATAAAAGAAGCAATTTCAAAAATAGCTCTTATCTTAGAAGAATTAAGTGAAAAGAAGGTAGAGATTCTTCACGTAGCTCCACCTGAGGGACTCTCCCCTATCGAGATGAGAAATTTTATTGGAAATTCATCAAGATTTAAGAAAATAACCAATTGGTCCCCACAGTTTGATTACGACAAAGGGATAGAATTAACCATAAGGAATTTTTTGTGA
- a CDS encoding dTDP-4-dehydrorhamnose 3,5-epimerase family protein has translation MIEGVQFKELVTHTDKRGFFREIIRQTDDPFFNVPFGQWSHSFIYDGVIKAWHYHKIQTDYFYVVSGVLRVGLCDLREDSPTFKQVMDFQMGDFQKASCVKIPPGIAHGVKCIQGPCNLLYMMSHIYNPDDEIRIPYNSKDIEFNWHDDYEIT, from the coding sequence ATAATTGAAGGTGTACAGTTTAAAGAGCTTGTCACTCACACTGATAAGCGAGGCTTTTTTAGGGAAATCATACGCCAAACAGATGACCCTTTTTTTAACGTCCCTTTTGGACAGTGGAGTCATTCTTTTATCTATGACGGAGTTATTAAGGCCTGGCACTACCACAAGATTCAGACAGATTATTTCTATGTTGTCTCTGGTGTTCTTAGAGTTGGTCTTTGTGATCTAAGAGAAGATTCACCAACTTTTAAACAGGTTATGGATTTTCAGATGGGTGATTTTCAAAAAGCAAGTTGTGTCAAAATTCCTCCAGGTATTGCTCATGGAGTAAAGTGTATCCAAGGGCCCTGTAATTTATTGTATATGATGTCTCATATTTATAACCCCGATGATGAAATCAGAATTCCTTATAATTCAAAAGATATTGAATTTAATTGGCATGACGACTATGAAATTACTTAA
- a CDS encoding methyltransferase domain-containing protein, giving the protein MAKCLVCGSEYESFINFGKQPVANRFIPPGEYESEYFFEMKVGFCEHCKMVQLENQPEREEMFNETYAFYSSTSEYMKKHFQKFAESIKNKYCTTENPFVVEMGSNDGIMMQNFKNWNMRHLGVEPSKNVAEVARSKGINTINEFFSEELAQKIIAEYGQADAFLSANVMCHIPYIHSIGAGIAMLLKPKGVLCFEDPYICEVIDKTSYDQIYDEHVFLFSVMSVSAAFERHGLEVIDCEYQITHGGSMRYTLGHKGQHQISENVKKQLEYEKKMGIDKLETYQQFAKNVENSKNQLLELLTSLKKEGKRVVGYGATSKSTTVLNYCGIGPEFIDFISDTTPIKQGKVTPGTHIPVRPYEEFSNDMPEYALLFAWNHKDEIMAKEDDFKTQKGKWITYIPEVHIFE; this is encoded by the coding sequence ATGGCCAAGTGTTTAGTTTGCGGTAGCGAGTATGAATCTTTTATAAATTTCGGAAAACAACCTGTAGCTAATAGATTCATTCCACCAGGGGAATATGAGTCAGAATATTTTTTCGAGATGAAAGTAGGATTTTGTGAACATTGTAAAATGGTTCAACTAGAAAACCAGCCTGAAAGAGAAGAAATGTTCAATGAAACCTATGCTTTTTATTCCTCTACATCTGAATACATGAAAAAACATTTTCAAAAATTTGCTGAGAGTATCAAAAACAAATACTGCACAACTGAAAATCCATTTGTGGTTGAAATGGGCAGTAACGATGGCATCATGATGCAAAATTTTAAAAACTGGAATATGAGACACCTTGGAGTTGAACCTTCAAAAAACGTTGCAGAAGTGGCCCGTTCAAAAGGCATTAACACTATTAATGAATTTTTTAGTGAAGAACTGGCCCAAAAAATAATTGCCGAATATGGCCAGGCGGATGCCTTTTTATCTGCAAACGTAATGTGTCATATACCTTATATCCATTCAATTGGAGCAGGAATTGCAATGCTCTTAAAACCAAAAGGTGTCTTGTGCTTTGAAGATCCTTATATCTGTGAAGTTATCGATAAAACTTCTTATGATCAAATTTACGATGAGCATGTTTTTCTATTTTCTGTCATGTCCGTATCAGCTGCTTTTGAACGCCATGGACTTGAAGTTATAGATTGTGAATACCAAATCACTCATGGTGGATCAATGAGATACACTCTTGGCCATAAAGGGCAACATCAAATCTCTGAAAATGTAAAAAAACAGCTTGAATATGAAAAGAAAATGGGAATAGACAAACTTGAAACCTACCAGCAGTTTGCAAAGAATGTTGAAAATTCTAAAAATCAATTATTGGAACTTTTAACGAGTCTTAAAAAAGAAGGCAAAAGAGTTGTTGGATATGGTGCAACCTCTAAAAGTACAACTGTACTTAACTATTGTGGTATTGGCCCTGAGTTTATCGATTTTATCAGTGACACTACTCCAATCAAGCAGGGAAAAGTGACTCCAGGGACTCATATACCAGTAAGACCTTATGAAGAATTTTCAAATGATATGCCAGAATATGCACTCCTTTTTGCTTGGAATCACAAGGATGAAATTATGGCCAAGGAAGATGACTTCAAAACTCAAAAAGGAAAATGGATTACTTATATTCCGGAAGTCCACATTTTTGAATAG
- a CDS encoding DegT/DnrJ/EryC1/StrS family aminotransferase — MIDYENLFKVNEIFHEEFKKEFSHFLESGWFILGQNVSEFEKEFASYCQCKHSIGVASGLDALTLALKYFEFPTGLEVIVPSNTYIATILSILNCGLRPVLVEPDIRTYNIDPSKIEQAITDKTCAIMVVHLYGKVCNMDPILEISKKYNLKLIEDCAQSHGAKYKGKSVGSFGDMGAFSFYPTKNLGALGDAGAITINNEDYISKLTALRNYGSHKKYYNEYLGMNSRLDELQAAFLRIKLKAMDRITEHKKMLADIYHKGLSDRFIKPIREDNYDDVFHIYNIRHERRDDLKEFLLKNEIKTEIHYPVAPHHQVAMRGVFEMDNAFPISEEIHATTLSLPISFANTKEEIERVVEVLNTF; from the coding sequence ATGATAGACTACGAAAATCTTTTTAAAGTTAATGAGATCTTTCATGAAGAATTCAAAAAAGAGTTTTCACATTTTTTAGAAAGTGGTTGGTTCATTCTTGGACAGAATGTCAGCGAGTTTGAAAAAGAATTTGCTTCTTATTGTCAATGTAAGCATTCTATTGGAGTTGCTTCTGGACTTGACGCTTTAACCTTAGCACTGAAGTATTTCGAGTTTCCAACTGGCCTGGAAGTTATTGTTCCATCAAATACTTACATTGCGACCATTCTATCAATTCTAAATTGTGGACTCAGGCCAGTACTCGTAGAGCCAGACATTCGTACCTATAATATTGATCCTTCCAAAATTGAACAAGCTATTACTGACAAAACTTGTGCGATTATGGTTGTTCACCTATATGGTAAAGTCTGTAATATGGATCCAATCTTAGAAATATCTAAAAAATATAATTTAAAGCTCATCGAAGATTGCGCTCAATCTCATGGAGCAAAGTATAAGGGTAAATCAGTTGGTTCTTTCGGTGACATGGGTGCCTTTAGTTTCTATCCAACAAAAAATTTAGGCGCCTTAGGTGACGCCGGAGCAATTACAATAAATAACGAAGATTACATCTCTAAACTCACAGCGCTTAGAAATTATGGTTCACATAAAAAATATTATAACGAATATTTAGGAATGAACTCTCGCTTAGATGAGCTTCAAGCTGCATTTCTAAGAATAAAACTAAAAGCAATGGATAGAATTACCGAACATAAAAAAATGCTGGCCGATATTTACCATAAAGGATTATCCGACAGATTTATCAAACCTATTCGTGAAGACAACTACGATGATGTTTTCCATATATATAATATCAGACATGAAAGAAGGGATGATCTCAAAGAATTTCTTCTTAAGAATGAAATCAAAACTGAAATCCACTACCCAGTTGCACCTCACCACCAAGTGGCCATGAGGGGAGTATTTGAAATGGACAATGCATTTCCAATCTCAGAAGAAATCCACGCAACAACACTTAGCTTACCCATTTCTTTTGCCAACACGAAAGAAGAAATTGAGCGAGTAGTGGAAGTACTTAACACATTTTAA
- a CDS encoding FdtA/QdtA family cupin domain-containing protein, producing MPNLVELPLYKDDRGSLTVLEKEIPYPIKRIFYIYDVAPGAERGGHGHFKTKVSLIALSGHCHIRVNNGIEKNNYRLDSPTKCLHLNPEDWHILSDFSKSAVILVLASSPYDKEDYFYEEPK from the coding sequence ATGCCTAACCTCGTAGAACTTCCCTTATATAAAGACGACCGTGGTTCACTAACTGTTCTTGAAAAAGAAATCCCTTACCCTATTAAAAGAATATTTTATATATATGATGTTGCTCCTGGTGCCGAGCGCGGTGGACATGGCCATTTCAAAACAAAGGTTTCACTCATTGCACTAAGTGGACATTGTCATATAAGAGTTAACAACGGAATTGAAAAAAATAATTATCGATTAGATTCACCCACAAAGTGTTTGCATCTAAATCCTGAAGATTGGCATATTCTAAGTGACTTTAGCAAATCAGCTGTCATTCTTGTCCTAGCATCTTCTCCTTACGATAAAGAGGATTATTTTTATGAGGAACCAAAATGA
- the rfbA gene encoding glucose-1-phosphate thymidylyltransferase RfbA, whose protein sequence is MKGIILAGGSGTRLYPATFSISKQLIPVYDKPMIYYPVSILMTMGITEILIISTPEDLPLFEKLFGTGQQIGLKFSYTAQEKPEGIAQAFLLGEEFIGKDQVTLILGDNIFYGHGLPELLISSSKENQGATIFGHYVNDPERYGVAEFDSEGKVISLEEKPKQPKSKYAVTGLYIYDNKVVEYAKSLKPSARGELEITDLNKVYLNNDNLKIELLGRGIAWLDTGTHESLLEASNFISIIEQRQGLKIACLEEIAYRQGLISKEQVATLAAPIAKNGYGQYLLELIKYKEN, encoded by the coding sequence ATGAAAGGTATTATATTAGCAGGTGGCAGTGGAACGAGACTTTATCCCGCTACATTCTCAATATCTAAGCAATTAATCCCTGTTTATGACAAACCAATGATTTATTATCCTGTCTCTATTCTGATGACCATGGGTATTACTGAGATATTAATTATTTCCACACCTGAAGATTTACCCCTATTTGAAAAACTTTTTGGGACTGGTCAACAAATTGGGCTCAAGTTTAGTTACACAGCTCAAGAAAAACCAGAAGGAATAGCCCAAGCTTTCCTCCTTGGAGAAGAGTTTATTGGAAAAGATCAGGTAACATTAATCTTAGGAGATAATATTTTTTATGGACATGGTCTTCCTGAATTACTTATTTCATCAAGTAAAGAAAACCAAGGAGCAACCATCTTTGGACATTATGTAAATGATCCAGAAAGATATGGAGTAGCTGAATTTGATTCCGAAGGAAAAGTTATTTCTCTAGAAGAAAAACCCAAACAACCTAAATCAAAATATGCCGTCACTGGCCTATATATTTATGATAACAAAGTTGTTGAATATGCTAAGAGCTTAAAACCCTCAGCTAGAGGTGAGCTAGAAATAACGGATTTAAATAAAGTCTATCTCAACAATGACAATTTAAAAATTGAGTTACTTGGTAGAGGAATTGCGTGGCTTGATACAGGGACACATGAATCTTTATTAGAAGCATCTAACTTCATATCGATCATTGAGCAAAGGCAAGGTTTAAAGATTGCTTGCCTTGAAGAGATTGCCTATAGACAAGGACTTATTTCAAAAGAACAAGTGGCCACACTAGCTGCACCTATTGCTAAAAATGGATACGGACAATACTTACTTGAACTCATCAAATATAAAGAAAATTAA